The following is a genomic window from Luteitalea sp..
TGGTTTAGAAAGTGGGATTTGCGGGGGCGGGATTTGAACCGCGACCTTTGGGTTATGAGCCCGCCCGCGTTCCCCGCTATTCCCAAGAGATTTCGACCTTTCTGTCAGCCCGTTTTCCTACTGCATTACCATTTTCAGACGCCCGTCCTACCGCTCGGGCCGCCCTACGACCCTTGGGTCCCGGCCCCAATCGGCTCCAGGTCACCACTTCCCCCCAACCGTTCAGCTATCAGCCCAACAACTCGAAGTACCGCTCCCGTGTCATGCCGGAGGTCCGAAGCAGGTTCTTGATGATGAACACCGGAACCTGGCGGTAGGTCGGGATGACGAGCGGTCGCTTGACCCCAGGCTTCGTGTACACCAAGTGATCCCCCGACTGGCGCGAGAACACGAACCCGTCTCGCTCGAACACCTTGACCAGG
Proteins encoded in this region:
- a CDS encoding addiction module toxin, HicA family; amino-acid sequence: MAGAGICRPRPSVGRPQLVPAIAPVPYQILVKVFERDGFVFSRQSGDHLVYTKPGVKRPLVIPTYRQVPVFIIKNLLRTSGMTRERYFELLG